The sequence below is a genomic window from Gadus morhua chromosome 12, gadMor3.0, whole genome shotgun sequence.
GGAAAGTAGATTGAGCTGCTGAGCTAGAGAATGGTTGTTTGTATCTCTTATGCCTGCATTAAAGTTTGAATAGTTGTTATTTTTGTCTGTGCAGTTACTGAAGGGAGACGgcagctgtacacacacacacacacacacacacacacacacacacacacacacacacacacacacacacacacacacacacacacacacacacacgcaaagaccaGATCAGACAAGTAGACCAAGTGACAGGCTCCCATGGTGCACCACTAGAAGTATCTGTATTAGACTGGGTTGTGTTGACACCGTCTCTTCCTCCAGCTGAGAGgtgagaaacagagggagagagggagagagagggagagagagagagagagagagagagagaggagagagagagagagagagagagagagagagagagggagagagagagagagagagagagagagagagagagagagagagagagagagagagagaaagagagagagagaaaattgcAGAGATCTAGACAAAGGCGTGATATTACAGGGAGATTCTCAGTGTggaaggatggagggatggatggaggggggtgTTGTGGTATGAAGGGATgatgagggatggagggagagctggtgtgtgtgtgtgtgtgtgtgtgtgtgtgtgtgtgtgtgtgtgtgtgtgtgtgtgtgtgtgtgtgtgtgtgtgtgtgtgtgtgtgtgtgtgtgtgtgtgtgtgtgtgtcgggggcgcGCCtgcgtgcgggggggggggggtgttaagaGATTGACAGCCTGCGGTCCAGGGAACGAATGAATAAACCAGCACAGCAGggcagagattgagagagagagagagagggagagggagagggagagggagagggagagagagagagcgagagagagggagagaaggaagagagtgaTGGCCGACGAAGATGAGAaaaatggaaagagagagatgaagcgTTAGATTGGCGGAGGGTGGCGACGAGAAAAGGTCTCAGCAATCAAGCcctgaaagagagggagagagagagagacagagagagagagaggagggaagacaAGTGGGCTCTGAATGAGTCAATCATGATTAATcaggatgtctctctctccctctccctctgcttacacacatcgtcatcatcaccacacatgcacgctgatgctggaagagagagagtgagagagagagagagagagggagagatccaTGGCTCTCTTGTGGTCGATTACACATTCAGATACATGCATGAGTATTCACAGACACGCACcccacactcatgcacacacacaaactcgtaTGGGGCCTTCAGTGAATTGtaatcatgacacacacacacacacacacacacacacacacacacacacacacacacacacacacacacacacacacacacacacacacacagacattgaatTGAATCGTTGCATTCTATAGTACTAACAAGTCACATTACAAAGAGTTTGAATGAAGTTATGACGTGTGATTAGGGCAGATAGGCCTGAGGCTAGTCCTCAAGTATACACACAAGCGTGAATAGAAAATCAAGGCCACGTCACGTCCATTCAAGGAGCACTGTCTGGATCCACGGAGAGGTTGCCGACAGTTTTATCTTGTAGGTGTTCAAAACCTGTGGTGGGGAGGCAGTCACAACACCACATATAAATGTGCTTAGATGCTGTTGAGCCCTAATGTGTGGAAATTATACCTAGCATGAAACCTTGAAATCAGTAGCACAGGGCACATCGGAGCGGAGGGGATATTCACTAACATCTAAACAGGATGCAGGACATTATAGCCCAAAGGTTCCGTGTTCAATCCCCAGGTCACCTGTAGTTGAACAAGAAAGGGGCCGGACACACATGACCTTTCTAGTGTCGTTGACGTTTCAAATATTTCTTTAAGGCTGGATATAAGTTAATTCCCTACATATTTAAAAGTACCTGGCCTAGAGACATTAGGCCGAGTACGTGGTGTCTACGTTTGGGTTTGTGACGTCTTCGGTATTGCCCGACAacaaatatctttttttttctaataggACCAAATATTCAGACTCAGAATCAATCCAAACAAGAACAAATACCAAATGCATGCAGAGAGATGCTTTAAATCAATAATTGAATCCAGATTCAACAACCATCCTCTTTGTAGTGACACTCCAATGGCCCTTAACACCCTTAATCATGGCTCAATTGAGGGATTCCAACTGATCACATTCAGATGGACTAGACAGGCAGCACCCGTATCAAATGGACTTATGACACAAAAGAGGAAGTGTAGGCTTACAATAGCTAGATAGGAATGATAATGTTACAAATTAAtgatgtaacacacacacaaacagtatggagagagaaaggtacagaGGAAGCAAACGCAGTTATTATGAAGTACCAGACAACCGCGTACTCGCCCCTTCCTCTCTACTTCTCATGCACACAAAGGCACGCACGTAcgcgcactcacaaacacacacacacacacacacacacacgtatgaaggggaacacaatcactcacacacacacagacgcagatatgcacatacacgcacacccacacacatacaggggggaggggggtggaaaGTATAATTCAGTCAGAAATGCAAGGACACGCTGTCATTCTTAACATGCGCATAGACgtgcctttattttcttcaaaTACTAACCATTGCTCGTCTCATGCGTACCGGTCCGATCTCCCTTGAGTGTTTAGGGAAAAAACAGCATGCTCCCCAGTACATGAGCACACGAGCATCACGCACAGGTGCCTGTCTGGACTCCGGCCAAAGTCTGCCATAAAACCATTCCTGAATCATGCTGCACTGAATGAATACAGCCTCATTGACACTTCAGAATATGCACTTGCACATGCTCTGCTGCAAcgacgcaaacaaacacataaaccaAAGCAGACGTAAACATATCTTGATGTAATTAGATAATCTCTGGGTTAACGACTTTAACCTTGCTAGAAGTAGCCTAGAAGGTGGACATAGAACAATTTGTAAATCTATACTTCCGCCTTGTGGAATGTCTGAAAACTACAGGGGACCGGACCCAAGCAATCAACATTCACCAGTCCCAGCATTTCAAGGTCCGTTGTCTACCGACTGTCGTTTACAAGACTGGACTAACACTAGAAAAACCTGACAGGACTGGGTTTACTCTGGATCTTTCTTAAAGTTGTTCTTTTGCTGGTATTTACAACATGGAGAAGGTTGTATGCAAAAATATATTGTAGTCTACATAATGTAGACCGACTTACACAAAACTTTTATTTTCGATGATAAACATTCAGCAGTTAATCTagttttaaatatatatgtaataaatatatgtatgaaCTTGGTTGTGATGTGCTGCTGGATCAAGAGTATTTTTTCCTCCATTTGAACACGTAAAACAGCaatacagagaaacagacatTAAACAGAAGACAGAGATGCGTTTTGATTTGATTGACTTTATTTGTAAGGCACCAGAAAGTCCTTCCTTACTGCAGAACATTCCGTTGTATTTATAGTAAatgttttaacttttttttatgtcaCCTTTTTCCTTTAAATGAAGCTATGAGATCATgacacaaaacatttttttttttgctaaagTACACACTTTCAGGTTTTACATTATACACAAAATAAGTATTTTAAAAAAAGACCTTTACAAAGCTCAAAACTCTTACGATGCTTTACAcaatggggaggggagggggggaggctgaagggggggggggggggggggggggctggagccacaggacAGGGGAAGTGAGGGGGTCAAAGGGCAGAGGTCCACCTTAATGCAGCCTccaccatcagcccccccccaccccgccgaCCTGGTGTCACGTCAGGTACTGTAACACAATAGCACAACAATCCTCCGGGCTGGAGGCAGAGAAGATGCAGCCGTATACACATAAAGCTTTCTATGCGCGGTGCCGGTACAGAATCGTCGACAACCCTGGTCTACACTCAAACAAATACATAGAATTGAATTTGTATTGGATTCCTTTAACAAAAACATCATTTTGTTCCTAGTCATAGCGTTTAATATAGAAaagaaacaaaatgaaaaaaagaaaagaaacataagtGCATTTGGtcagagtttgaatgaaacatcCTTTTGAAATAACACGCCTTTCGCTAGAAAGAATTCGATCTATAAAGGTCCCTATATTGAAGACatgcactgtgtgtgcgtgtgtgtgtgtgtgtgtgtgtgtgtgtgtgtgtgtgtgtgtgtgtgtgtgtgtgtgtgtgtgtgtgtgtgtgtgtgtgtgtgtgtgtgtgtgtgtgtgtgtgtgtgtgtgtgtgtgtgtgtcaacaagcGCAGTACGTACCTAGATACATACGGTAGCGGCTGGATGGCGGTGATATTTGACTAGCGGTATTCACAGGCCAGATAGAGCATATTATTAGGAGTACGATTCAGTAACAGCAATGCATCTCgtgttgtattttctttttcatcCATGACTGAACCTAAAACAGCttttaacacttttttttttttttgtatacacacaaaacgTACACCGCAAAAGGAGCGTCATATACTGCGAGAAGTCCCAAAAACAGAAGTCGTCCTCATCGTCGGACCTTTGAAGAAGAGGTTTGTTGCATGACCGCCTACCCTTTGGTCCACAGACCTAACATTCGTCTGAGCTGACGATCCCGTCCTCAATTTCATTCCTAATTCATCAAAATGAGGTCCAATGATGACCCGGAAGTAAAATGCTTTGTATTCAGAATCTTCTCAAATCAGGGCGATTGTTTTTGACATGGAGGAATGAAAGTCTCCATCACAGTGGAAACCCACCAAAACAGAGGTGTTGGGGACTGAtttgggcgtgtgtgtttgtatacagaTCTGGAATGTGCTCAGAGGAACACAAGTGTATATATTGGGCGTGTGACCACCCCTTCAAAAGGTGTACTGCATGGATAATAGCTGATCAACTCTGAGCCAGTATCTGTTACCAACAGCTAAAGCGTCAAAATAAAAAGCCGGCCGACGTGAAGGAAGTGGGTCACAGGCGAAGCTCAGTGTCGCCGTTACTGCTTGTGCTTTGTCCGTCTGTTCAGCACCAGCCAGCCACCGGATCTCACACGACAGCTGCTGGTCAGCTGTGTTCGTTTCACACGGTTTATATGTACAAAGGTTCTTTTACACCTGAATTCAacgggggaagagggagaaatgtacttgggaggggcagatgtttGACATAATTTTCCGAATGGGTTCCTGGTTTTGTTCTTGCTATGACTAAAAACAGACATGGAGAGAATAGTTTTCCCAAAATAAACTGCGGACCTAAAAAACctcgacaaaaaaaaaacctcagcaCATATTGTAATGAAAGTCAACTCTATGTGTTTTCGCTGAGTACCATCTGCAGTCCTGTCTGGCATTGTCctgtccttgtttttttttttggtgttatttttatattatttttttccatccATCCTAACCACCGCGCTATGGTACACTCTCAAAGAGACACAGTGCCCCCTGCTGTCAGCGACACTAGCTGCACCCACTCACACCTCGGAGTATGTACACTTCATACTAGTGCAGATACAGGATGGAAACatgacggagggagggagagtgggtgtgggggggggggggggggacgaagGGGTGGCATGAGAGGCTAGGGTCGGGGCGGAGGCCACAGAGTCCGGGAGCCAGGTGAGTTGGTTTTATCACACAAAGTGCCAGCTCGACACTTTCTCCGTGACTGCAGCTGCGGAATTTAGAGTACCCTCCCCCAGTAAGGTGAAGGTTGCACACAAGCAAGCGCTGCCCGCCACCAGCACCCCGCCGAGGTGCGTGTGTGGATCACGAGCAGAATAAGGACTTAGTagccaaaataaaaacaaggaaGAAATACAAGTTATTAAACGCTGCGTTTTAGTGTCTCCCGATTAACCGCGTTAGTGTGACGGTGGCTCTAAGAGGGGTGTTTACCTCCCTTACCAATCTAAAATGTGTGAttgtaccaaaaaaaaaaaaaagtgttgacGGCGCTGTACTGAGTTCTTCTTCGGTGCAAGATGCGTGCTCTGTGGGAGTCCTACGGGTCTGATCGAGGCCCCAGTGAACGACCGGCTGGGGAGAGGAGCTCCGCACTGCATCGCGAAAAAGCAGCCTCTCCTTTACCACATGGGCGAGAGGACCCTGTTCAAACAACACGGATCAAACAAaacccttcttttttttttttaaacacggTGCTATAATATGACTGGAAACAGACGCAGACCGTTCCCGCAGCTCACGCACGGCTAGTGATCTTCTCACTCGACTGTTGTCGTCGTTTGTTGGCTCGTTTTTTAAACAGCAAAagaaataaaccaaaaaaagcGGAATCTTGCAGGTATCCATGCAAACGACCCAATAGCTTGTCTACACTTCCAGATGACCCGAGCACAACATTACGCCCTTACACAAGTTCACACTGAAACCCAGAGGACCGCAGGCCCACATGACGACCCTGTCTGCACAATGACAATGGCAGGTAAGCACGTAGTCCGAGTTGAACAGCTTCTGTATGGTACATTCAAATGTACAGAACCCCTCTGCTTCACAAGAACACTTAGCACAGAgggccagagggaggggggggggaatagttGAAACAAAAtgtctggagagagaaagaaaactgtatggtggagagagagcgaggggggagggggggagagggagggaaagtaGGGACTTGAATCAATAGGGGAGCGGTGATAAAAAACCCAACTTAATAAAACATTCAAATCCAACTTGGaaaaatcaatggaaaaaaACCCACAAAAGGTCGATCAAGATGAAATACAAAAGATGGCATAAAAAGAAGAGTTCAATGTGATCgtgagagacgggggggggtgggggggggggggggggagggaggaaaaagAGAACAAAGAAAGATAGAACCAGGCAGAGGCAATCAAGGAGAAAAAACTAAACTATAGTATATACGGGGCGGGGGGGctagtgaggagggggggggggggggagaggggggggcaggaggaagCAGACAAACGCTAGGCAGGGGGGTGGAGaagggagggtgggtgacagGTAAGGgacatggggtggggggggggtggggatagagggagggaggagcgagGGGTGATGTCGGCCTCTAGTCGGACTTGTCGCCGTCGTCGTCGCGGTGGCTGTCGGCCCCGTCGCGGGAGGCCTTCTCCTCCTTGGCCAGCTGGGCCTGGGAGGccaggatggaggagagggagaagaggccGGACGAGGTGGTGACGGCGGGCAGGGCCGGCTGGCTCAGGCCCAGAGGCAGGGGAGTCATGGGCAGGGCCAGCCCCTGGAGCTGGGACAGCTGGTGagcctggagctgctgctgcacggAAGACCAGCGAGCAGAGCGGAGGGGccgggcgagagacagagagacagagagagagagagggagagagagagagaacaggggaaGCACAGTCAGAGCACACAGTAGCCCACACCCATCCCGTTGGCACTCAACACAGCACCACACACGGACGAATTACAGTGTGAGCCGATACAAAGTATTCAAAGGCTGTACAGTGTGTAAAACTACTGTACATTACACACTGTTTTTAATATGAGCCCCATCGGGCTCCGGCAGCTTAGCCACAGCGGGGTAAATGGACCAAAAATGAATCACTGCTAAAATGCTAAATGGGTTACTGTAAGAACAAGCACTTTCATATTCGTTTAGCATGAATTTAAAACAGTAAATGAGTGTGTCAAGCGGAGCTCCGAGCTCAGCGACCATAAGACAAGCAACACCGTTCGAACCGCATGTTAGACGATAAAAGCGTGTGTTGAATTTCAAGCAAGCACGTTCTAAATCAAGCAGgcaagtgaaaataaaaaaataatgcaaatgGTAGGGACATAAAAAACGCCCCCTCCATTGCACATACTAGTCTGGTCCACATTCATCTTCTCAATGTAAAGCCCCATGCGATGAGACAAAGGGGAAGGCGTCTTTGCAGAGCATGCATCACGGTGATGGAGTGGCTAGGCTACCGCTACCATTGGACCTCTTGTAATTGATGGAGGGCCGGGGCAACCCTGCACTAGACCTTTAATAAaatgatggaggagctgagctAAGCCACTACTAAATCCATAGCAAAATGATAAAGTAAATATGCTCGCTAAAACAAGACCAATAGCAATGGAGCGAGTTTAGCTAGCTATCTGGCGTAGCTAGCTACATAACACTGGTAACAACGGGCGAGCCAGCTGGTTTTAGTTGTCTAATGAATAACTGCCAACTAGTTCACAGCCAAAATTATTGTATTTGTGCCAATTTGGCAAACAATAGGTTGTACCAATTTCTATGTTGAGTGTTTTCCAGCCTGGCTGAGGATAAAGTGTCATATTCCGCTGGGTAAAGGGACGGGCCGGCGCAGCCCTTGGAGACATGCGACTGTGATCAAGGGCCGTACAAATTACCGCGACGCGACTATTTGACTACACCTGCGCGGCACGTCCCAGCGTTTTAAAGGCGATAAACCATTGATCGATAACAGCCAATAGGCTATCAAATAAAAAGGGGGTGACAATGACAGAGTGTTGCAGTTGGCTGGcgagaggtgtggggggggggggcagaggggcgCAACATCTTACCCTGATGATGGAGTTCATCTCTGGGGGGGTGACCTGCTTGGCCCTCTCTATGGCCCCTAggacctgctgctggtgctggggttggatggggggggggggggttgacagacagacaatggtcgagagacggagacaaggcagggggagggagagagaggtggggggggttagATCAATATCAATTGTCCCCCAACAACGCCTTTTGTTGGGACTGAGCTTTTCATTCAGTTGCACACGCGCGGAAACATGCAGATacggtgaggtgtgtgtgaggggggaggagagagagagaacacacacacacacacggtcggtCGATCGGTGGGCTTAAATGTGTGGAGGTCAACCCTTCCCCACTGCTAGGCAGATAAAAGCGTAGCTTATCTGGATCATACAGCCatccgcgcacacacacacacacacacacacacacacacacacacacacacacacacacacacacacacacacacacacacacacacacacacacacacacacacacacacactgaggaggagcggggcacagggggagggagaggggaacagattggtggaggagaaggaggcaggaAGCACGGGGTGAGAGGCCAAATTAAaagggtgggggctggggtgaagaggagagtgatggaggaagggatgaagagagaggggggggttggttggttggttggttggggggggcggggctgagaggtcagagaggtagagaggtaatGAGGCGGAAATGAGGGTGATCTCATTCCAGGATGTGAAGAATAAGGCAGGGGGTcatggggttagggttgtgtgtgtgtgcgtgcgcgcgggggtgtgtatctgtgcacgtgtgggcgcgtgtgtttgtgtacctccTGGGACAGGTAGGGGAGGACTTGGGCGCAGATCCCGTTCAACCGCTTCACTATCTCAGcctgaggagagagacagagagagacagagagacagagagacagagagagagagagagagagagagagagagagagagagagagagagagagtgagagagagagataaaagcatgaggatggagaaagagagggcgtggagagagagagagagagagagagattaacagAGGTTAGACTAAGATACACTGGGAATAAGCACATGTGAAACGTTAAGTCTCATTTAGCTTAACATAAACCACACTCCCTTATCCCCCCTGGAGTTATTCACCATCTcccagggttggggttaggaaCGGGGGCAAGGAAGGTTTGGAAAATACACAGCGCCGTTTGTTATTGAGGCGCTCTGTACTGATGGCGAGAATGcattcaaaaacacacaggAAATCTCTATTCATCTATTTTTATTTCATGCAGCTCTCATTATGCCAAATGTCCTAGACACGGGGCACACACCCACGTACACGCAATTTTGTCGCTCTCAAggttgaaaacacacacacacacacacacacacacacacacacacacacacgtgcattccCACGTCTCATGCGCAGGTCTATTATCACATTTGTCCGTAATCATCCAATCCGTTTGAGATATGCAAAGCAGCTGTAATTGTGTTAGAGTCTAATCCGTGGTGcgttggaggggagggggggagggggaggagagagagagaaagggagagactcCTAATAGTCATTAGGCATGCAGAGCACGCCTCTCCGCCCGCCACTGCTCGCCTATCTGCTCATCattacacacacgctctctgACATCTCTGTCGGCTCCCAGGCGCCTCGGTGGGACACAATGAGAGCTAACTATCGCTGctcctctgcttttttttttttttttttttaaccagccctctctcacccccgcgctgcctcactcgctcactcttcTCTGGTGTATTATCACTCCCCGAGTTGGTCTTTTTCATCTATTCCTATACTGTAACCGTCGGCTTGTTCCATACAAATCCACTCACGGATATGcgttgctcacacacacacacacacacacacacgcacccaggcGCACGCACACCAGAATACAATGATAAAATGAAATCTAAAAACATTTGGCCAGGGCGAGGGATGGAGTATCGGGCGGGGAGGGGCGCCCAGTGGTGTGTTCAGGTCTGCTGAGGAGAGCAGAGCATGCTGCAGTAGCTACAGGCAAAGAAAGGAAACACACatggcatgcgcacacacaaacacacacacgcaaacccacccacacacacacacacgagcacatgCACGAAAACAGCCCAGACAAAGCAGACAAAGCAACAGCCCATGGTTTGTTCAACACATCCTCTCTCTTCGATCCATGGCCCAGGCAGAACAACTGCCACTCCTTGCAACGCAGGAAAACAAGTCAAACCATGAGATTGGAAGAACACACACGAGTaagaacgagagagcgagagaaagagaaagagagagagagagagagagatagagagagaacgagaaaaacaatgagagaaagggggaacgagagaaagagagaaagagggaaggagagatacaacgagagagagaacgaacgAGAAGACAacgagagagaaaagaaggaacAAGAGATAGAGATGGAACGAGAGcgacaagggagagagaaagagggaacgagagcaagagaaagagggaacgagagcaagagaaagagggaacgagagcaagagaaagagggaacgagagcaagagaaagagggaacgagagcaagagaaagagggaacgagagcaagagaaagagggaacgagagagattgagagagagagagagaaagggaacgagaaagaaagagggaacaaGAGCGacaacaagagagaaagagggaacgAGAGAAAGACTGGCACAAAGAAGTACACAAAGAGTACAAGatgattttttttcctgtgTTGAGAGGCAGATTGATCAAGGAGCGCCCTGAATGTGTGAGAGCGGGAgaaatagatggatagaaagaAGGAATGTGGAAATCGGAGGCAtgagagatggggagagcaggaggagcaacACAATAGGCCTGGACTTGAATGCTCCCTGACTCTCGTTTCCACACATCTCCTTCGATCTGCACTCTTTTAATGGAACCAACACTCCCCTCGCCCACTCGCACAACACAAAGCGGCGCGGGCACGTGCACATGtgcctgcatacacacacacacatacataccggGACTATTAGCATGGTATGAAAAaaggcgtgcacacacacacacgctaaatattttatcactgtcagagtggCGAGTGGGGAATGATGAATTGTACTCATGAGGCCGTGTACAGccgggcgtgtgtgtgggtctgtctcggtgtgtgtgtgtgcatgcgtgcatccACACAcgttttgttttccttgactTTGTAAGCGtgtcttgtgtgtttttgtgcgagTGGGTTTGTGCTGCAAGATGTGTGTATGTTACAGTGCCTGTATTGAGCGGGCTGCGGCTGTGAATCAGTTGTGGGGGCGGATACACACAAGCTCTTGCTGTAAACCGTTTCCAGACCCTTCGCCTttccgtgtgcgtgtctgtgtgtccatttgTCATGGTTCCTGGCTCTCTCGTATGGCTGTCACCGCGTACCGTCAATCATActatgccgtgtgtgtgtgtctatgtagtgtgtgtggtgtggtgtgtcggctgtgtgtatgttcatgcgtgcgtgtgcgtgtgggtttcCAGGAGAAGTGCCAGACGAGGTCAAAGATAAGGGCTAGCCCTTCTGAGGCCCATTGCTCCCTTCCTCCCACAGCCTGGGCATAAATTACTCCCGCAGCCCCAGCCATAGAAAGTGATCTATGGACACCACCCTGTCaaccctccccttctccctgggAGACGGCCTGGCCATGCTGAAAGCCTCCAATACATTTTCCATGTCAGCGTTCCGGGCTGGCTCCCGACGTGGCGGCTGTGACTCGACTTCAGATTCGGGGCTGGCGATGACGATTAGCATACCGGAGCTAACTTGAGTGTTATGACAGTTGACGTGCGCTACTGCGGATACGGGGGCGGGGGGAAAATAGTCGTCGTGACTCTTAATCTTAAAATGTTTAAATGGCAAGAGAGTCTACAAATACAGCCAACCGTGCCCTCGTTAACCGAAAGTGACGACAGAAAAAATTAGACACAAGCAGGGTGCTCCAGTGTCTTTTTTGTTTCAGGTTCCGGGGCAACGGAGGACACTGATGTATACACGGAGGGGCAGGAAAGGAGATAGCACTAGCCTCCCATTGTCTGCATTtaaccctcccccccacgccttccctctccccctctctcagtctttctctggctctctctctctctctctctctctccccccagcgaCACCATTTAAATCCTCCCAGCACGCCCTGGAAGAACACTCAGGAGGCGTTGGGAGATTATATCTGCCAGTCCCACACCTGCCAATCAACGCAGGCGCAGGTGTGCACCTGGGGAAACAAGTGCACGGCAGCCAGCATGTCTGCGGCCTCTAGTCACAGCTATTTTTAAAGGGTAGGTTTTATTATAggcaagaacaagaacaacacacacacacacacacacacacacacacacacacacacacacacacacacacacacacacacacacacacacacacacacacacacacacacacacacacacacacacacacaccaagattaTCTAGATCTCTggatcaaaaaaataaaatataacagcaacagccacacataaaataaaaggttcaaaataaataagtttCCAGTGATTTATGCTTGTTGGTGGTGAGTGGGGGGGCGTGGAGAAGCAGAGCAGCTGTCCAATACATCAAGGCAAgggggtttaaatgtggtttaTGCTCATGGCTGACAGCCTTAGGTAAGGATTGGGAACTCACCTGTTTGTGCATCTCAATGT
It includes:
- the tle5 gene encoding TLE family member 5 isoform X3, which gives rise to MMFPQSRHSLKFTTSDSCDRIKDEFQFLQAQYHSLKLECDKLASEKSEMQRHYIMYYEMSYGLNIEMHKQAEIVKRLNGICAQVLPYLSQEHQQQVLGAIERAKQVTPPEMNSIIRQQLQAHQLSQLQGLALPMTPLPLGLSQPALPAVTTSSGLFSLSSILASQAQLAKEEKASRDGADSHRDDDGDKSD
- the tle5 gene encoding TLE family member 5 isoform X1 — its product is MMFPQSRHSASSQQLKFTTSDSCDRIKDEFQFLQAQYHSLKLECDKLASEKSEMQRHYIMYYEMSYGLNIEMHKQAEIVKRLNGICAQVLPYLSQEHQQQVLGAIERAKQVTPPEMNSIIRQQLQAHQLSQLQGLALPMTPLPLGLSQPALPAVTTSSGLFSLSSILASQAQLAKEEKASRDGADSHRDDDGDKSD
- the tle5 gene encoding TLE family member 5 isoform X2 yields the protein MMFPQSRHSASSQQLKFTTSDSCDRIKDEFQFLQAQYHSLKLECDKLASEKSEMQRHYIMYYEMSYGLNIEMHKQAEIVKRLNGICAQVLPYLSQEHQQQVLGAIERAKQVTPPEMNSIIRQLQAHQLSQLQGLALPMTPLPLGLSQPALPAVTTSSGLFSLSSILASQAQLAKEEKASRDGADSHRDDDGDKSD